Within Astyanax mexicanus isolate ESR-SI-001 chromosome 2, AstMex3_surface, whole genome shotgun sequence, the genomic segment CCCTCCCCGGCGCCCAACCGATTCACACACGAAGCGGCGAAAGCGTTCCCGCAACGTTCCGGCAACGCTTCCTCTCCGGTAACGCTCCCGACGCGACACCCAGCGATGAGGCCCCTTCTGCTTCTGACTGGCGCCGTGTGCTGGCTGGCACAATGGAAGAGGGCAAGAGTGAAAATCATTGGTTCCAAAAATACAACATTTCAAAGTAAGCTTCTGTTCCTCTTCTTTTCTTCCACTTCTGTGCAAAATGACAGCGGCAGCAGCTCCTACCTGTCGGGAACGGGAACAAAGCCATCATTACCACTCTGACAGCCTGAGTCACTCGCTACCCCAGCCCCGCTGATGAACCCCAAAGGGAACCTCGCGCTCGCTTCAAATATTCCCCGCACCTGCACGGCTGAACTCAAGCTGCTGCGCGGACTTTAGTCACTCTGCCACGTTTACAAATAATTGGATCATCAAAAAGACGGGAAATTACAGAGCCAAGACAATCCCGCTGAGTTTGACATCTTACCTCCTCTCTTTTGTCTATATTTATCTCCCTAATTAGCTAAAAATGAGCTATTGACTGAGGCTTCAGTAGCTGTAATAGAACAAATCGACACTTAACAAAACAAATCCACCTCTTCTGTATTTTTCACGTTCAAGCTGTAAAATTAACGACTGAGGTGCAGCTTCTAATTAAATTGAGACACAAGCCGTATTACAAATGTATTACAAGCTGTTTACAAATGTACAAAATTCTAAAACGTTTTACCTTAACTCTCTTAAACAGAATTTAACTATCTTTAAACAGGAAATAAATCAAAAGCAAATCACACTTAAAACTAATATAGTAGTGTATATAGtagtgtatattaaaaaaattgggctcaaagatgttttttttttaatctgggaAAATCATCTCAGAGTCAGTAGAGAGACCGCAATCAATATGCAACCTACAGGCCAAATGCAAAAATATTCATTAATATTCCATTAAAGGTGCAATATGCAAACCTTCTCTAAAGCACTCTTCACTGAAAGAAAGCCACAAAGTTCACGAAATGAAGGATAAAGCATAAAGCAATATTTTACAATTACATCagtagttttatctttttttggtGATAAAAAAATCCAGTCTCTCTTACAGGAACACGAACAACGTCGTCAGACATCGAGTCTGCATTATTTGCATAGCAACATCCCAGTTTGTCGCAACTCCCTGCTGCACAGCTTTGTTTTTTCTTAACGGAACAACATCAAAGAGTCCAACCTGGGTTCCAGTCCTCTATTCCAAATTTCCATGGCAACAGCCAAATATGTCCTTTGATGAGGAGTGGTCTATTGTGTCCCCTCACAGTCTCTATAATCACCAGactggaaaagcaaaaaaaaaaaaatacttcaaactTACCCTCTTCTCCTGCCCCTTCTCCCTCCTGTGGCCTAATCCGTGTCTGAGACCAGCTCTCGTGACGCCATCCTGGCCTTCACCCCTATTGCTTCCTCCATCCAGCCCCCACACTCCTCTCCGCCGCCTCCGTTCTGACCTCCATTCCTCCCCACTTCGGGCCCATGCTGGCCTAGGGTGTTGCTGAACCAGACTTTGATCTCTTCTCTGCTTAGTTTGGTGCACTCTGCTCTAGGCATCTTCCGTTCCTGGCCTGGCGGAGCGAGGCCGCAGGGCTGCTCTGAGATCAGCCGGCCATTCAGCTCGCTGCTGCTCAGCCTGTAGAACAGCTCCTTCCACTCCGCTGCGCCGCTGCGAAGAGCCAGGCGGCTGTCTTTGAACCACCGGACAATGTCGGTGCGAGCCAAGCCCGTCTGCGCCTCCAGACGACTGTATTCCTCAGGTGAAGGCCACCGTGTTTGTACAAAGACATCTTTGAGGAGGTTTAGGGACTTCCTGTCCAGAGGTCCAGAGGACGAGGCGGGGGCTATGATGGGAGGGAGAGGGCTCATGGGCAGGCCGATCTGTTTGTGAATCCCATTCAGGAAAGCGTGTGGATAATGTGATCGTGATCGTCTCTCCGCAAACATGTCAGTTCTCTTTGTGCCCATGGAATTCAACAGGGCTTTTTCTAGGTTGTCCCGGAGCGCTCGCCGCTCCAGGAACCAGCTGTCAACCTCCTCTCTGGAAAGTCTGGTGGTGACTGCGATATGGTCGACCTCGTTGTAGGATGGGAAACTGTTCCTCTGAAAACTCTCCTCTAAAACCTTCAGCTGATCAGCAGTTTTCCCTTTCACTCTTTCCAGGAGAGGGAACTGGGTCGGGACCGTTTTCAGACGCTCCTTTGGAGCAAAGTCACTGTTTAAGTGCTGTGAACCATTGTGGGCCAGTGCACTTTGGTCAGTAAACCAATTCTTGCCGTCCCCACAGGGGACTCTATTGCTGTTCTGACTCTCTGAGGGTCGACTCTCCGAGCCGGTCAGCCTTTGCTCCGCTGCTGGCTCAAGTGGTTTACACTCCAGAGAGAAAGTAGGGACCAAGGGAGGGGCAATAGGGGCAATAGGTTGCGCTCGTGCGGTGTGGATGATTGTTGGTCTCTTCAGTTGAGAAGCCACCAGGGAGGGCAACAGGGGTAAGCTTCCATTAGTAGGTAAAGGTGACAGTTTGTCTTTAGAAATTGAGATTACCGAAGAGGCAGGCACATGATTCCTCAGCTGTTGGGGAACCATAGACCTCTTTAAATCTGTGGACAGTAAGGGCACCATAGATAATCGATCTCTGGGCAACAGGGGAGGGGGTGCCATGGGCATCTTGTCTTTGGGTGGCACATGTGGGAATCCCATTGGTAACTTTGACATTACCTTGGGCATAGCGTAAGGGGTGACAATGGGTCTCTTCATGTCAGGCGTGATTAAAGGTGGGGGCATGCATCTCCTACTATCTGGGGGTACAGGAGGAGGAGCCATGGGTAGTCTTTCGAAGGGAGGGATTGGTGGGGGTGCCATACGCAGCTTCTCTTTGGGTTCCTCCGTGGGAATCATGGGCCGCTTAACTTCCTGGACCACCGACGGAGTTCCGAGTGAGCGCTTCAGATTATGCATACTACTGACTGTAGTCACAGTGACAGTTGCACATGTAGCAGGGGATCCATTCGCAGTGGACTGCCCAAAGACATTGCAGGAGACTGCTGGTGCGACAGAGTGGTTGGTGGCGATTGGCTCGCTCACGGGCGTAGGCAAAACGGTGAATGTCTGGTCAGCAGGCGGCATGCAGCCGTTGAACATTTTCTTTCGAGCTTCCTCCACCTCCTCTGGTGACCAGGTGATTCCCTGCTTCAGTCGCTGCGTGGTGAACCACACCTTGATTTGCTCCTCTGGGTGCTTGGATGCAGCAGTGAGCCACGAGAGCTCGGCGTGAGTTGGATAGGGGAATTTGTTGAAGGACGTGATGAGGGTGGGGTTGCTGTCCAACAAGGGATTGTACTTGCGCGCGTTCAGAGGAACGGCGATGGTTGGAATGGAGTTAAGGTTGGGTGGGCGCTGTAGCAGAGGCATGACATGGGAGAGCCCCTGCAGGATCATGGGCTCAGGGATGATGATTGTGCCATTAACGTTGACAGCAGTGATCTGATCCTTAAATATGAGATTGTCTAAATTGCTCTCGACCTCATTTTcgatgttaaatatttcaggctTTGCAACATTTTCTGTGATTGAAAGGCAGGAGGGTAAAAAGTCATCATCGTCGTCTTGCATCTTAGTGTCAGCAGAGCCTGAATCTTGCTCGTTTTCTATGGTTTGCTCTAGGACGGTCTGGTTGTCGAGTTTAATTCGCTTGAACTTGAAATTGCTTTCGCCTGGATGCTCCGATTCATTGTGTTCCGTGAGGGAATCAAACTTCTTGGTGCTGAAGTTGCAGACGGCACACAGGTACAGTGGGTTCAGAATGACGTTAGGGTGTGCAGAGTACACATGCTCTTTGAAGTCGTTGAGATTCTGAGTGGAGAAAGGGCAGTACTTACACTGGTAGTCCCTTGCTTGCTGTTTCTCTGGGGAAAGAGACTTCTCGCTTTCTATCTTTCCTTCTGTCGCTTCCACATGACTCAGCTCCTCGTGCTCAGCTGACACTTGATGCAGATCTAATGAAGGCTGCAGAGAAGAAGACCTGTCCTCTACTGCTTCGCTGGACAAGATATCCATTTCCACAGGGCTATCCGTTGGTGCATCGCTGATGCAGACCATGCAGGGAGTGAAGGACTTTCTTCGGCTGGACATGGTAATCGCAGTGACAGGGTTCAGGGGTAAGCCTGGTAGAGTCGTTGGGAGGGGTTgcaaagggagggagggagagaggaatGGAGGTGATCAGAGTGGATTCCCGGCACGAGAGCGGGACTCTGCGGTTCCTCAGTCCGCTCCGGAGTCTCCCAGCCTTCGCTCCGGAGACTCCCGTTGACCGGGAACATCAGCTCCAGTGCAGGGCTTCATAAGACCTAATCACACAACTCCCCTGCACACAgagaacagataaaaaaaaacatgcttagtTCATACTGTATATTAACCCTATCTGGCACACAGTTTCTTATAAAATCCCTTATTTTCCTTGCTTTGGTGACATAAAGGTTGGTTTGTGTGATAACACACAAACCTACTATAAAGTCCTATGTCTTTAAAGTAGCCCTGTCACCATAAttatattatagatttattgtacaataaatggacttCAGTAATTATAACAATCATTATATCATCCattgtgtttatgtatttgttaACACACAAATTCActtacaaaaatattaatatacaacagagaacagtattttagcaagtgcttcaataactgtggcTCCAAAGTTAGCCCTTTTCAATCAAAAGAAATCGAATTCTGAAACTGGTTCAGTTCAGGCTTATAAGATATGCATTTGCACCAGTTTTACCAGAACCTATTTCTGTTAGTGGACATGCATCAAACAGTTCAAATTCAGATTTAGGTGCTCAAACCAGAATGGTAAAAAAGGACTAAATGTGGACTGCTGCAGGTgaaaaaagggtaccactttaaaataagactaccttcataaaggggttatgaatggtttataaaggagattattaatggttattaattaggctgcaaatgcTTAATGACTcactaataagcagttaataaatatataaaaacatagaaatgacaacagttgagttaaaaaaatggcaaaaaagtgaTTTAACTTTAGATGTTTCTGGATATTGATCTTACTTTTGTGTTTTCTTGTCAGATTAATACATTTGTAAGTATatttaactctttactataaattaaatgactaagcaaacaacggataacggttgccttttttttaaaataaatgtgttgtaactgcttatcaatggttttaaggcatttacaacctaatcaacaatacttaatctaatttataaaccatttataaactctttataacggtagtcttattttaaagtggtaccaaaaaaagtATAGATCTTtcaaactattattatttaaaagtccaatgtctttaaaagggtgtaattactttgttatgatattataatttttattattggctgtttatggtcttaaaatgacaataatattgtttatcacaataattgatGGGACATTAAtcgcaaaaaataaataaataaataaaataaatc encodes:
- the LOC103045063 gene encoding zinc fingers and homeoboxes protein 2 codes for the protein MSSRRKSFTPCMVCISDAPTDSPVEMDILSSEAVEDRSSSLQPSLDLHQVSAEHEELSHVEATEGKIESEKSLSPEKQQARDYQCKYCPFSTQNLNDFKEHVYSAHPNVILNPLYLCAVCNFSTKKFDSLTEHNESEHPGESNFKFKRIKLDNQTVLEQTIENEQDSGSADTKMQDDDDDFLPSCLSITENVAKPEIFNIENEVESNLDNLIFKDQITAVNVNGTIIIPEPMILQGLSHVMPLLQRPPNLNSIPTIAVPLNARKYNPLLDSNPTLITSFNKFPYPTHAELSWLTAASKHPEEQIKVWFTTQRLKQGITWSPEEVEEARKKMFNGCMPPADQTFTVLPTPVSEPIATNHSVAPAVSCNVFGQSTANGSPATCATVTVTTVSSMHNLKRSLGTPSVVQEVKRPMIPTEEPKEKLRMAPPPIPPFERLPMAPPPVPPDSRRCMPPPLITPDMKRPIVTPYAMPKVMSKLPMGFPHVPPKDKMPMAPPPLLPRDRLSMVPLLSTDLKRSMVPQQLRNHVPASSVISISKDKLSPLPTNGSLPLLPSLVASQLKRPTIIHTARAQPIAPIAPPLVPTFSLECKPLEPAAEQRLTGSESRPSESQNSNRVPCGDGKNWFTDQSALAHNGSQHLNSDFAPKERLKTVPTQFPLLERVKGKTADQLKVLEESFQRNSFPSYNEVDHIAVTTRLSREEVDSWFLERRALRDNLEKALLNSMGTKRTDMFAERRSRSHYPHAFLNGIHKQIGLPMSPLPPIIAPASSSGPLDRKSLNLLKDVFVQTRWPSPEEYSRLEAQTGLARTDIVRWFKDSRLALRSGAAEWKELFYRLSSSELNGRLISEQPCGLAPPGQERKMPRAECTKLSREEIKVWFSNTLGQHGPEVGRNGGQNGGGGEECGGWMEEAIGVKARMASRELVSDTD